A region from the Lytechinus variegatus isolate NC3 chromosome 6, Lvar_3.0, whole genome shotgun sequence genome encodes:
- the LOC121417323 gene encoding PIN2/TERF1-interacting telomerase inhibitor 1-like isoform X1, giving the protein MAMLAEPRRRQKLSFDPRNKAWSEDSTKFGQKLMEKMGWSKGKGLGVKEDGNVSHVKVSLKNNNLGIGCKASQEDNWIAHQDDFNDLLSSLNEGHAPSTSNEREALSLEERSKKSRSRVHYKKFTRGKDMSRYGEDGMNSILGRRLTSSAPVTPQTQSVENSDDEEEKEKTHGIVTIKGSCSVGEYFAQKMSALKKAKRRQESESHSDTELEVPRCGFGFRDSAEQGQRSDVDVAGPSGLLDGGNEEEEEQEEEESEEGQDGQRNRSKKKKKKRKKKARAAARDSDEENGEQIEVRGESDIEEDEGIDLGRKKKKNKKKRRLVDESKSESASEHNENGDKKKKKKTKKSKKDKNRHSETPDCSHDDDTAENSEERSSGETSKRKRESSEEGLEDERGETSSGKKKRKRNYQEDEEDCGEGPSTSAKKKKKKKHKV; this is encoded by the exons ATGGCGATGCTTGCGGAGCCGCGACGGCGACAGAAATTGTCTTTTGACCCGAGAAATAAAGCTTGGAGTGAAG ATTCCACCAAGTTTGGTCAGAAGTTGATGGAGAAGATGGGTTGGTCAAAGGGCAAAGGTCTTGGGGTCAAAGAGGATGGAAATGTCTCACACGTCAAAGTTTCTCTCAAGAACAACAACTTGG GGATTGGATGCAAGGCTAGTCAAGAAGACAATTGGATTGCTCATCAAGACGATTTCAATGACCTTCTCAGCTCTCTCAACGAGGGGCATGCGCCCTCTACGTCAAACGAAAGAGAAGCCTTGAGCTTGGAAGAACGCTCCAAGAAGTCTCGCAGCAGAGTCCA TTACAAGAAATTCACACGAGGCAAAGATATGAGTCGTTATGGAGAGGATGGTATGAATAGCATCCTGGGACGCCGCCTCACAAGCTCTGCTCCGGTTACACCTCAAACACAATCG GTAGAGAACTCAGACgatgaagaagagaaagagaagaccCATGGTATCGTCACCATCAAAGGCTCCTGCAGCGTCGGGGAATACTTTGCACAAAAGATGAGTGCCCTCAAGAAAGCAAAGCGCAGGCAGGAGAGTGAATCGCACTCGGATACCGAGCTAGAAGTGCCTCGTTGCGGCTTTGGGTTCAGAGATTCTGCCGAGCAGGGTCAGAGGTCGGATGTAGATGTCGCGGGACCATCGGGTTTACTGGATGGAGGGAACGAAGAAGAGGAGGAGCAGGAGGAAGAGGAGAGCGAAGAGGGGCAGGATGGTCAGAGGAATCGCagcaagaagaagaaaaagaagcggAAGAAGAAGGCGCGGGCAGCCGCTCGGGACTCGGACGAGGAGAACGGGGAGCAGATCGAGGTACGGGGAGAGAGTGACATCGAGGAGGACGAGGGCATCGATCTCGgtcggaagaaaaaaaagaataagaagaagcgGCGGCTCGTTGATGAAAGCAAGTCGGAAAGCGCCAGTGAGCACAATGAGAACGGcgacaagaagaagaagaaaaagacgaaaAAATCTAAGAAGGATAAGAACAGACATTCCGAAACCCCAGACTGCTCGCATGATGATGACACTGCTGAGAATAGTGAAGAAAGGTCTAGTGGCGAGACTAGTAAACGTAAAAGGGAAAGTAGTGAAGAGGGTCTGGAGGATGAGAGGGGAGAGACTAGCTCAGGTAAGAAGAAACGTAAGAGAAATTATCAGGAAGATGAAGAGGACTGTGGCGAAGGTCCAAGTACTAGcgcaaagaagaaaaagaaaaagaagcataaaGTGTGA
- the LOC121417323 gene encoding PIN2/TERF1-interacting telomerase inhibitor 1-like isoform X2 has translation MEKMGWSKGKGLGVKEDGNVSHVKVSLKNNNLGIGCKASQEDNWIAHQDDFNDLLSSLNEGHAPSTSNEREALSLEERSKKSRSRVHYKKFTRGKDMSRYGEDGMNSILGRRLTSSAPVTPQTQSVENSDDEEEKEKTHGIVTIKGSCSVGEYFAQKMSALKKAKRRQESESHSDTELEVPRCGFGFRDSAEQGQRSDVDVAGPSGLLDGGNEEEEEQEEEESEEGQDGQRNRSKKKKKKRKKKARAAARDSDEENGEQIEVRGESDIEEDEGIDLGRKKKKNKKKRRLVDESKSESASEHNENGDKKKKKKTKKSKKDKNRHSETPDCSHDDDTAENSEERSSGETSKRKRESSEEGLEDERGETSSGKKKRKRNYQEDEEDCGEGPSTSAKKKKKKKHKV, from the exons ATGGAGAAGATGGGTTGGTCAAAGGGCAAAGGTCTTGGGGTCAAAGAGGATGGAAATGTCTCACACGTCAAAGTTTCTCTCAAGAACAACAACTTGG GGATTGGATGCAAGGCTAGTCAAGAAGACAATTGGATTGCTCATCAAGACGATTTCAATGACCTTCTCAGCTCTCTCAACGAGGGGCATGCGCCCTCTACGTCAAACGAAAGAGAAGCCTTGAGCTTGGAAGAACGCTCCAAGAAGTCTCGCAGCAGAGTCCA TTACAAGAAATTCACACGAGGCAAAGATATGAGTCGTTATGGAGAGGATGGTATGAATAGCATCCTGGGACGCCGCCTCACAAGCTCTGCTCCGGTTACACCTCAAACACAATCG GTAGAGAACTCAGACgatgaagaagagaaagagaagaccCATGGTATCGTCACCATCAAAGGCTCCTGCAGCGTCGGGGAATACTTTGCACAAAAGATGAGTGCCCTCAAGAAAGCAAAGCGCAGGCAGGAGAGTGAATCGCACTCGGATACCGAGCTAGAAGTGCCTCGTTGCGGCTTTGGGTTCAGAGATTCTGCCGAGCAGGGTCAGAGGTCGGATGTAGATGTCGCGGGACCATCGGGTTTACTGGATGGAGGGAACGAAGAAGAGGAGGAGCAGGAGGAAGAGGAGAGCGAAGAGGGGCAGGATGGTCAGAGGAATCGCagcaagaagaagaaaaagaagcggAAGAAGAAGGCGCGGGCAGCCGCTCGGGACTCGGACGAGGAGAACGGGGAGCAGATCGAGGTACGGGGAGAGAGTGACATCGAGGAGGACGAGGGCATCGATCTCGgtcggaagaaaaaaaagaataagaagaagcgGCGGCTCGTTGATGAAAGCAAGTCGGAAAGCGCCAGTGAGCACAATGAGAACGGcgacaagaagaagaagaaaaagacgaaaAAATCTAAGAAGGATAAGAACAGACATTCCGAAACCCCAGACTGCTCGCATGATGATGACACTGCTGAGAATAGTGAAGAAAGGTCTAGTGGCGAGACTAGTAAACGTAAAAGGGAAAGTAGTGAAGAGGGTCTGGAGGATGAGAGGGGAGAGACTAGCTCAGGTAAGAAGAAACGTAAGAGAAATTATCAGGAAGATGAAGAGGACTGTGGCGAAGGTCCAAGTACTAGcgcaaagaagaaaaagaaaaagaagcataaaGTGTGA
- the LOC121416584 gene encoding galactose-3-O-sulfotransferase 3-like translates to MVNSSPHIWIYFIAKENDNIVSAQSSRDNPMTSDIDASNVTSSKFNNGSHPNPLASQIGATSEVEPTCVRQKDLAFIKTHKTGSTTVASIMHRYALSHWLSCLAYKSDPTRGHIRFDVLKERSNRKFIPPLGVRDGDYENYKDYNMLAVHVRYQPEMLKKFMAEETKYITILREPSSHFESAFTFFGAESELFGTHHVGNIAKFAKKPSQHWNQLSRGHKKYYTHNGQMFDLSLDQRIHTDRTIVKSIIGDIAKKFSLVLIMEYMDESLLLLKKLMCWDFRDISYVVKNHRAHTSKMADGVRAALRKWNSADNLLYEHFNATLWKKIAKYGPTFKEDLVKFREILKEDYDECVAQELIKRKNKIVRTELANNSDYCTNLAGSPYRLFNKVYKRQIGNMKMN, encoded by the exons ATGGTCAACTCGTCACCCCACATTTGGATATACTTCATTGCGAAAGAGAACGA TAACATCGTGTCAGCACAGAGTAGTCGTGACAACCCCATGACGTCAGATATTGATGCCAGTAATGTGACGTCTAGCAAGTTCAACAACGGGAGTCACCCGAATCCTTTGGCGTCGCAGATTGGCGCAACTTCTGAAGTGGAACCTACCTGTGTACGACAGAAAGACTTAGCCTTCATCAAGACGCACAAAACAGGAAGTACCACGGTGGCTTCCATCATGCACCGATACGCACTCTCGCATTGGTTATCGTGTTTAGCCTACAAATCAGACCCTACGCGAGGCCATATCAGATTCGATGTGCTCAAAGAGCGCTCCAACCGCAAATTCATCCCACCGCTTGGCGTCCGTGACGGAGACTACGAGAATTACAAGGACTACAATATGCTGGCAGTCCACGTGCGCTATCAGCCGGAGATGTTGAAGAAGTTTATGGCCGAAGAGACGAAGTACATCACAATTCTCCGAGAACCGAGCTCGCATTTCGAGTCTGCCTTTACGTTCTTTGGAGCAGAGAGTGAGCTCTTTGGTACCCATCACGTCGGCAATATAGCCAAGTTTGCCAAAAAGCCGAGCCAGCACTGGAACCAACTCTCAAGAGGCCATAAGAAATATTACACGCACAATGGGCAGATGTTTGATCTCTCATTAGACCAAAGGATACACACCGATAGAACGATTGTGAAATCGATCATTGGTGATATCGCAAAGAAATTCAGCTTGGTCTTGATCATGGAATATATGGATGAATCGCTTCTGTTGCTGAAGAAATTAATGTGTTGGGACTTCAGGGACATTTCCTACGTCGTAAAGAACCACCGCGCGCATACCTCCAAGATGGCGGACGGCGTGCGCGCGGCGCTGCGTAAATGGAACTCGGCGGACAACCTGTTATACGAGCATTTTAATGCCACACTGTGGAAGAAGATTGCTAAATACGGACCGACGTTCAAGGAAGACTTAGTGAAATTTAGAGAAATCTTGAAAGAAGACTACGACGAGTGTGTAGCCCAggaattaataaaaagaaagaataaaattgtAAGGACGGAGTTGGCTAATAATTCCGACTATTGTACCAATTTGGCAGGTAGTCCATATCGTTTATTTAACAAAGTTTACAAAAGGCAGATTGgtaacatgaaaatgaattaa